A part of Haliotis asinina isolate JCU_RB_2024 chromosome 10, JCU_Hal_asi_v2, whole genome shotgun sequence genomic DNA contains:
- the LOC137298860 gene encoding protein Wnt-1-like isoform X3, which translates to MSLANLGERSNDLRSSVTRLYNNPSLLPLNKRQRRLVTRNPGAIMAVVKGAKLAIKECQYQFRNRRWNCPTFADGHGGSIFGKILQKGCRESAFIYAVTSAAVSHSIARACSEGSVHTCTCDYAHNKIPSGKDWEWSGCSDNAKFGHKFSRRFVDVIEKGWDFRYMINLHNNEAGRVHVTSGLKQECKCHGMSGSCTIKTCWMRLPAFRNVGVVLKDRFDGATRVLPDNEGKAPVKGNKGRGRGRKRRRFNFNPVNLNHKKPGRRDLVYFENSPSFCEKDNVIGFQGTLGRECNATSIGVDGCDLMCCGRGHTTEKYIVKERCSCTFHWCCHVKCKTCTRTKVKHSCL; encoded by the exons AT GTCACTGGCGAACCTCGGAGAACGATCAAATGATTTGCGGTCATCTGTAACCCGGTTATACAACAACCCAAGTCTATTGCCCCTCAACAAACGACAGCGTCGTCTTGTGACCCGCAACCCGGGGGCCATCATGGCTGTTGTTAAGGGGGCAAAACTCGCCATCAAGGAATGCCAGTACCAATTCAGAAATAGAAGGTGGAATTGCCCAACATTTGCAGATGGACATGGTGGTTCGATATTTGGAAAAATCCTCCAAAAAG GCTGTCGAGAGTCGGCCTTCATCTACGCCGTGACCAGTGCCGCAGTGTCCCATTCCATAGCTAGGGCGTGCTCAGAAGGAAGCGttcacacatgcacatgtgaTTATGCACACAATAAAATTCCAAGTGGAAAGGACTGGGAATGGAGCGGATGCAGTGACAACGCAAAGTTTGGACACAAGTTTTCCAGACGGTTTGTTGACGTTATTGAGAAGGGTTGGGATTTCCGTTACATGATCAACCTACACAACAACGAAGCTGGACGAGTG CACGTCACCTCGGGTCTGAAGCAGGAATGTAAATGTCACGGCATGTCGGGGAGCTGTACCATCAAGACGTGCTGGATGAGACTCCCTGCTTTCAGGAATGTCGGGGTCGTCCTCAAAGATAGGTTTGATGGAGCAACCAGGGTACTTCCAG ATAACGAAGGAAAGGCCCCGGTGAAAG GGAACAAAGGTCGTGGCCGTGGTCGCAAGCGAAGGAGGTTCAACTTCAACCCAGTAAACCTAAATCATAAAAAACCAGGTCGACGCGATCTTGTCTACTTTGAGAATTCGCCATCATTTTGCGAAAAGGATAATGTTATTGGATTTCAGGGCACGCTTGGTCGTGAGTGCAATGCCACCTCTATTGGGGTTGACGGTTGTGATCTGATGTGTTGTGGGCGTGGCCATACGACAGAAAAGTACATAGTTAAAGAACGTTGTAGCTGTACTTTTCATTGGTGTTGTCATGTGAAGTGCAAGACGTGTACACGCACGAAGGTCAAACACAGCTGTCTATAG
- the LOC137298860 gene encoding protein Wnt-1-like isoform X1, translated as MRQVWFILLVLIFNEISECKKGRHKGRMKGIQWWSLANLGERSNDLRSSVTRLYNNPSLLPLNKRQRRLVTRNPGAIMAVVKGAKLAIKECQYQFRNRRWNCPTFADGHGGSIFGKILQKGCRESAFIYAVTSAAVSHSIARACSEGSVHTCTCDYAHNKIPSGKDWEWSGCSDNAKFGHKFSRRFVDVIEKGWDFRYMINLHNNEAGRVHVTSGLKQECKCHGMSGSCTIKTCWMRLPAFRNVGVVLKDRFDGATRVLPDNEGKAPVKGNKGRGRGRKRRRFNFNPVNLNHKKPGRRDLVYFENSPSFCEKDNVIGFQGTLGRECNATSIGVDGCDLMCCGRGHTTEKYIVKERCSCTFHWCCHVKCKTCTRTKVKHSCL; from the exons ATGCGACAAGTGTGGTTCATCTTACTTGTGTTAATATTCAACGAAATATCGGAGTGTAAGAAGGGCAGACACAAGGGACGAATGAAAGGAATTCAGTGGTG GTCACTGGCGAACCTCGGAGAACGATCAAATGATTTGCGGTCATCTGTAACCCGGTTATACAACAACCCAAGTCTATTGCCCCTCAACAAACGACAGCGTCGTCTTGTGACCCGCAACCCGGGGGCCATCATGGCTGTTGTTAAGGGGGCAAAACTCGCCATCAAGGAATGCCAGTACCAATTCAGAAATAGAAGGTGGAATTGCCCAACATTTGCAGATGGACATGGTGGTTCGATATTTGGAAAAATCCTCCAAAAAG GCTGTCGAGAGTCGGCCTTCATCTACGCCGTGACCAGTGCCGCAGTGTCCCATTCCATAGCTAGGGCGTGCTCAGAAGGAAGCGttcacacatgcacatgtgaTTATGCACACAATAAAATTCCAAGTGGAAAGGACTGGGAATGGAGCGGATGCAGTGACAACGCAAAGTTTGGACACAAGTTTTCCAGACGGTTTGTTGACGTTATTGAGAAGGGTTGGGATTTCCGTTACATGATCAACCTACACAACAACGAAGCTGGACGAGTG CACGTCACCTCGGGTCTGAAGCAGGAATGTAAATGTCACGGCATGTCGGGGAGCTGTACCATCAAGACGTGCTGGATGAGACTCCCTGCTTTCAGGAATGTCGGGGTCGTCCTCAAAGATAGGTTTGATGGAGCAACCAGGGTACTTCCAG ATAACGAAGGAAAGGCCCCGGTGAAAG GGAACAAAGGTCGTGGCCGTGGTCGCAAGCGAAGGAGGTTCAACTTCAACCCAGTAAACCTAAATCATAAAAAACCAGGTCGACGCGATCTTGTCTACTTTGAGAATTCGCCATCATTTTGCGAAAAGGATAATGTTATTGGATTTCAGGGCACGCTTGGTCGTGAGTGCAATGCCACCTCTATTGGGGTTGACGGTTGTGATCTGATGTGTTGTGGGCGTGGCCATACGACAGAAAAGTACATAGTTAAAGAACGTTGTAGCTGTACTTTTCATTGGTGTTGTCATGTGAAGTGCAAGACGTGTACACGCACGAAGGTCAAACACAGCTGTCTATAG
- the LOC137298860 gene encoding protein Wnt-1-like isoform X2 — MRQVWFILLVLIFNEISECKKGRHKGRMKGIQWWSLANLGERSNDLRSSVTRLYNNPSLLPLNKRQRRLVTRNPGAIMAVVKGAKLAIKECQYQFRNRRWNCPTFADGHGGSIFGKILQKGCRESAFIYAVTSAAVSHSIARACSEGSVHTCTCDYAHNKIPSGKDWEWSGCSDNAKFGHKFSRRFVDVIEKGWDFRYMINLHNNEAGRVHVTSGLKQECKCHGMSGSCTIKTCWMRLPAFRNVGVVLKDRFDGATRVLPGNKGRGRGRKRRRFNFNPVNLNHKKPGRRDLVYFENSPSFCEKDNVIGFQGTLGRECNATSIGVDGCDLMCCGRGHTTEKYIVKERCSCTFHWCCHVKCKTCTRTKVKHSCL; from the exons ATGCGACAAGTGTGGTTCATCTTACTTGTGTTAATATTCAACGAAATATCGGAGTGTAAGAAGGGCAGACACAAGGGACGAATGAAAGGAATTCAGTGGTG GTCACTGGCGAACCTCGGAGAACGATCAAATGATTTGCGGTCATCTGTAACCCGGTTATACAACAACCCAAGTCTATTGCCCCTCAACAAACGACAGCGTCGTCTTGTGACCCGCAACCCGGGGGCCATCATGGCTGTTGTTAAGGGGGCAAAACTCGCCATCAAGGAATGCCAGTACCAATTCAGAAATAGAAGGTGGAATTGCCCAACATTTGCAGATGGACATGGTGGTTCGATATTTGGAAAAATCCTCCAAAAAG GCTGTCGAGAGTCGGCCTTCATCTACGCCGTGACCAGTGCCGCAGTGTCCCATTCCATAGCTAGGGCGTGCTCAGAAGGAAGCGttcacacatgcacatgtgaTTATGCACACAATAAAATTCCAAGTGGAAAGGACTGGGAATGGAGCGGATGCAGTGACAACGCAAAGTTTGGACACAAGTTTTCCAGACGGTTTGTTGACGTTATTGAGAAGGGTTGGGATTTCCGTTACATGATCAACCTACACAACAACGAAGCTGGACGAGTG CACGTCACCTCGGGTCTGAAGCAGGAATGTAAATGTCACGGCATGTCGGGGAGCTGTACCATCAAGACGTGCTGGATGAGACTCCCTGCTTTCAGGAATGTCGGGGTCGTCCTCAAAGATAGGTTTGATGGAGCAACCAGGGTACTTCCAG GGAACAAAGGTCGTGGCCGTGGTCGCAAGCGAAGGAGGTTCAACTTCAACCCAGTAAACCTAAATCATAAAAAACCAGGTCGACGCGATCTTGTCTACTTTGAGAATTCGCCATCATTTTGCGAAAAGGATAATGTTATTGGATTTCAGGGCACGCTTGGTCGTGAGTGCAATGCCACCTCTATTGGGGTTGACGGTTGTGATCTGATGTGTTGTGGGCGTGGCCATACGACAGAAAAGTACATAGTTAAAGAACGTTGTAGCTGTACTTTTCATTGGTGTTGTCATGTGAAGTGCAAGACGTGTACACGCACGAAGGTCAAACACAGCTGTCTATAG